GGAAGAGAGTCCTCTTCAAAACCGCTTCCCAAGTAAGAGAGTTGGCCACCATCCCACTGGGATGTCTGCTTGTACCAGAACATAGCGTCATGGCTAGTTGCATTTTGATTGCAGATGATCTCAATCTTGTCTCCTTCTACATAGAGGAGCTGGTCGGGTTGGAAAACCTGGCTAAAGGCAAAACCTGTGCGGAAAAAGAAGTGAGACAGAGAAGACAgtcagttttataataaaactAGAACTCACAGGGTTGAagacttagatttttttttaattctcagaGTACCTCCCTACTCAAGTTTCCCTCTTTCCTCTGAGCTTCTCTCCAATCCTCCTTAGCAGAGTAGCAGGATGGGTTTTGCCAACAATACTATATTACTGTGAGCTTCCATTAGTTTGATATATAGGCTTTTTAACcatcataggctggatctaccctgTCATATAacgcaatgtatttatttattatctatttacCCCATTTACACCCTGCCTCTCTCCACCAcgaaggagactcaaggtggcttacataagggaagcattcaatgcctcacacatacaaataagcttaaaatagaattaattaaaaacaacacatattaacatttaaaaacattacattaatattaaaatcacatcatccaaaacCACAATCTGAGGCCCATACAATATGGTTTAACAGCATTGTACTGCTAtacattgaggctggatctacactgccatataatccagtttctgaatccagattatttgcttttatctggattatatgagtctacactgcaatataatacagttcaaagcagataacctggaataagtaactggattatatggcagtgtagatgggacctgagtctACACATGAGTCTTTTGTGGCTTaagacttaccgtatatactcaagtataagactacctgaatgtaagccgaggcacctaattttacccaaaacaaactgggaaaacgttgactcaagtataagccgagagcagtaaatttcaaaaataaaaatagataccaataaaattacattaattgaggcatcagtaggttacatgtttttgaatatttacataaaactgtaatttaagataagactgtccaactctgattaaatcatgattctcatcttcttcattgtaaatgtgcttatgtatccttttaataataatagagtaaaataataaatgtaataacaataatatcagaatgaaataataaatgtattaatcataataaaaatagagtaaaataaatgtaacagtaacaataataatagagtaaaataataaatgtaataataacaattaatagagtaaaataataaatgtaataataccaataataatagagaaaattaataaatgtaccatatatacttgagtttaagccgacctgaatataagccaaccaggacccccacCTGAGTATatgctgaggggggctttttcagtactaaaaaagggctgaaaaactcggcttatactcgagtatatagggtattcgCTTATTAATGTGATGTGGTGGTTTCATACCCATGTAACTACCATGTCACAATGTTATAGAAGCTTTGGACTTGtatttttacaagctctttagccttttcttccaaatagtgctggtgtctcGCCCAGGATCCCATGGCTTTGAGCTACGGCAGttaaagtattgtcaaactgcattaattctagctgCATTCCAAGATGCAGAAGCCTAGCACTTTTGTTAGATTTGACATTGAGATtgctctttaaagttcagactaaaaaaaAACTGAGCAGATTCACCACCACTTTGAGACTGAGGCCACTAGCTGCAGTGATTGGGTTTGAAAGGATATACCTGTATCCCAAAGTTGGCTtaccgaagaggaagaaaaatatggAGATCATCTTCAAGTAACCATTCAGAGCAGATGCCATTCCTTCTGCTGAGCTGAGAAGGATGTTCTGCCTTGTGTAGCTCTTCCAACACCCACCAGGCGTGGCTGAAGGAGACCTTCTGACACCGATCTGAGTCCACCACAAACCACCTTCACCTACACGTGCCTTCATCAGTTACGCTCTTTTCCTACCTTAAAGCTAAGAACATGAAGGACCCACTGCCTTCTACATACCACTCAGTTTTTTCAAAGTCATTTAGAAATGTACGTTTTGTGAACTTTGGATTTGTCTAATGCAAGATTTTCTCAAATACAGACAGGAAGATCTGATCATCTAGTTCTGGGCACTTTCTTCTTCCCCTACCTTTGCAAAAGCCTGTCCAACTTGTACAAAATCATCATAGGATTTATTTCTGATCTTGTGCTCCCACCTAGTGGCAATGTTCATTTTTCTTCAAAAGTACTATACTGTGCGTGGCAGCAAGTCATCGGTTTTTATGAAGCAGAATCTCTGCAAATGCAAGGGAAATAgcaatgggcaaacttggtccctccaggtgttttggactccaactcccaccattcctaacagcctcaggccccttccttttcaccctcagccgcttaagcggctgagggtgaaaaggaaagggcctgaggctgttaggaatggtgggagttggagtccaaaacacctggaaggcctaagtttgctcatgcctggtgtagactcatataatgtggcTTAACTGCatagaactgcattataggagtctacagtGAAAATATAATGCAACGTCAAAGTGCATTATacgccagtgtagatgggaccttggtCCTCCAAGCTAACTCCATGGTCAAGTTCTGGAGAGTCTTTGAGAGCAaacaataatcaaatctacaaataatcaCATCTTTAAAAATGTGGAGGACTCACTGTATTTGAAGCAAAGATGCTAGTTGTCTTTTATTTGAGAGCTAGAAGAGTTGACACTTATAGGGCCAGTTGGCGTGTTTGCAAGTTGGAAAACTTTTCTTTTTATATGGACTGAAAAAATATCCTAAAAATCATGATGACTTCATGCACTTCAAATTAACCACTACATCATGTGTACATTGTaaaattcatatacagtagagtctcacttatccaacataaacgggctggcagaatgttggataagcgaatatgttggataataaggagagattaagaataagcctattaaacttcaaaataggttatgattttacaaattaagcaccaaaacatcatgttatacaacaaatttgacagaaaaagtagttcattacccattaatactatgttgtaattactgtatttgcgaatttagcaccaaaatatcacgatatattgaaaacattgactacaaaaatgcgttggataatccagaacgttggatgagtgttggataagtgagactctactgtagtaggtggtgacctgtctcatgcTTCCCATGAGTCCAAAAGCAAGCCAGAAACTGCTGTTCCTATTGATTTTTCCCAGGACATGGTGTTTTGAGATATGCTGCGTCTTCATAGGGAGGCTCTACATGTTCACAGTGGCTATTTGATTCCCTTGTTCGAGAATTTATCTATTAATAATCCCACTTAAAACCCAGTCATCTTTAAATTGTTAATTTTAATCTGCGTTTTCTCAGTGGATTTTGACttgtattttaaatttgtgtACCTTGTTGTATTGTACCCTGCCCTGAGTTGCAGGGAGAGAtaggtaataaaattattattattattattattattattattattattattattattattattattgatacaaagacatagtatgacacagcaaatgagatagatatgctggatttcatatcacaaaatcacaagtcaaacacttcccaagcatttaggactgtgtgatgtattttcagatgatgtgtgcagattccagtaagatggccttttgcagttgacagatcgtaattttgtcaatgtttattgtttccaaatgccagctgagatcttttggcatggcacccagtgtgccaattaccaccaggaccacctgtccTGGTTTATGCCAAAgcatttgcagtttgatcttgaagtcctgataacggctgagtttttcctgttgtttttcgtcaatttgactgtcacctggtatggcgacatctataatccaaacttttttcttttccacaactgtgagctctggtgtgttatgttccaaaactttgtcagtctggattcaaaactcccacaatatttttgcatgctcattttccactacctttgaaggtttgtgatcccaccagctctTTACTATTGGCAGGtgatacttgtgacataaattccaatgaatcatttgggctacatagttgtacctctgtttatagtccggctgctgctgctgctgccaccactgctgttgttgttcttgttgttgttgttattaatattattattatatctggtcAATCACCAGATCTAGGCTAATGAGAGTCACAGAGAATGAATTTCCATCTTCTGCATGTGAAGGATATCAGAGGGGAAAACTATTGGAGCACAATGCCTCAAAGCCTAAGAGGGCTTATTAAACAACTCCAAGCTTAACTTTTGGAGTTTCTAAAACTTTGAAGCTTCCCATGAGCTTTGCCTGGAGCTACATCAGTTACAGTTCTCAAAGCATCCCTTTGACATCATACAAGCTTATTTATGGTTTATGACTGGTAACAGAAGACATATATGAGACATTttttccaaacttaaaatttcTAGAGCTAACAGGAAGGAACAAAATGTAGGCATTTTGTTTTCAGCATTCTGGATGACCTAttcttcagtttatttatttcaacAATAATATCTTAGATTACCTTATCTTCCCATAAAGCACTTTGTTAAACTTATTCTATCCTCAATTTTCCTAAAAGGAAAAAGTAAATTGGATAGCAATTTGCCCTTGAGTCAGTGGAAATATTTAAGATCTAAGATTATAAATTTGTCAAGTTAATCCCAATGACATTTTATACCAGAAGAAGGACAACATTCAAGGATTTGCATAATGTTCTCATTCACCCAGCCTGGAAAGAATAAAACCACCTTTGAAGATCAACAAGATAgaaaagtttgttttgttttctgcaaaCTAAAAAGTCTAGTTTTTGAAATCAATGTGTAAGGAGCTTTTTCATACAAAAAAGAGAACACCGGTATTTATCCAGAGACAGCTCTGACCGACATATTCCGAATAtcaagaagaaaatgtaagtaatTTGTTTATTTAGCTGGGAAATGGAAGTTTGGGGGTAATAAGACTTTTATTTTTAAGTTGTATTTGTTAATCACCCTAATAATTAAGTTCTAGGACAGTATTCTCATAAATCAGACTATTCCTATCAAATACTTTGTCTGTTATTCAGAGAACAAGCTGGCTCCATCTCCAATATGACATCCTCtaacatatttaaacatgactatcatctCCTGACTTTATCCTCTCTTCTTCAGTataaaacatacccagctccctaagctgtcaggattcatggcttccagacttttgacTATTTTGGTCATAATCCTCTCGATACCTTTTAACTTATCAATATTCTTCTCAAATTGTGGTATAATCACCATTGAATAAATACAATTGCAAGTCCAAATAGTATTCAGTTAGTAGTCTATAGTGAAATGGATAAACATCAATATCTTGTCCTTCGAGATATTGAAGGGATGTAGGCAACCATGGCTTAAATATCACCCCCTCCAAATTGTGTTTCCCTTCATGAGACCCGCAAACTTTTCTATCTCAGGGCAAAAAAACCAGCATGGTAGTGAAGAAGATATGTAATGTAGGAAAGTAAGAATTCTTCTCCTGTCAAACCTGTCCTCCTGGGGTggcttgaagattttttttaaaaaatagagcatAAAATCACAGAACCCCAAGTAACCTTTGGCTTTATCTTCACTACAACATTGCAAAATTTACTGCAGTTTGAGTATTCCTAAACTGAAATGCTTGAAGCCACAAGTGTTTTGCATTTATATTGTGTACATTTTTAATCATTCTGTGCAATGTACATAGAACCATCAGAAGGCAAATACATTATTATCTCAGTCACACATGTGgatcattttggaatatttcgaGTCGAGGTAGGAAAGTTTattacacaagctaggagagactGTTTCACTTTGATTTCCCTGAAACTAATGGGAAGGGCAAACAATTCTGTTCCTTCAGCATTAActgagtgcaaattacttttcCAGTTTGCAGCACTTGGAAGTACCCCTAGAACAAAGGGTGAATGTAGGGGTGCTtcttctacactgttgaattaatgcagtttgacaccactttaactgctatggctcaaggctAAGGAATTATGTGAGCTATACCatcatttggtgaggcatcaggactctttggcagagaagggtaaaggttgtatagaactacaaatcccaggactacatagccttgaaccatggcagttcaagtggcatcgGATTGCATTAATCCggcagtgttgatgcaccctaggaggaggagagaaattaGGACATTTTAAAGACAGCTGAAAAGGTGGAAcaacaaaggattcattggaactgtccctgccaaattaggATAGTTTATGAATTTATAATTTTCCCAACTATAACGTCTATTTTTCCCCTCTGCCAGAACCAAGTCCATACTCCTTCTTTCTATGCATTTGGACTGGGTTCCTTTTATTGGATCCACAGAAGTTTATGAGCTGTTATAACAATTTAatctgtttggttttgttttttttactttacttttCCTTTCTTGCAGCTTTGGACATAGACAAAGATGGGGCTGGAGAACGTCACAACAATGAAGGCAttcatcctttcaggcctgaccACGGACCACACCACTGAACTGGTTCTCTTTGGGGTTTTTGTCACCATCTATGCCTTCATTCTCATTGGCAACATCCTTATCGTGATCACAATCATCTGTGATCATAACCTCCACACCCCAATGTACTTCTTCCTCAGCAACCTCTCCTTCATTGATGTCTGTCATTCTTCGGTGGTCGTTCCCAAGATGCTAGCTGGCTTCCTGGAGGAGACAAAGACCATCTTCTTTGGAGAATGCATTGCCCAGATGTTCTTCCTCCACCTCTTTGCCTGTACGGAGATCTTTCTCCTCACCATCATGGCCTACGATCGCTATGCTGCAATATGCCACCCTCTCCATTACACCACCATTATGAGCCGTCGAGTTTGTCTCCAGTTAGCAGTGGCCATGTGGTTGGGTGGCCTACTCCACTCCATCGCCTTGACAGCATTGACGCTCATGGTTCCCTATTGTGGACCCAACACCATTGACAACTTCTTCTGCGATATACCTCTGGTCATCAAGCTGGCCTGTGCCAACACCTACGTCTTTGAAGTCCTCATTGTCTCCAACTCTGGCGTTATCTCAGTGGTCTGTTTTGTAGTTCTGGTAGTGTCCTACGCGGTCATCCTCACCTCCTTGAGGAACCGCTTTTCTGAAGGCCGCCGAAAGGCACTGTCCACTTGTGCCGCACATCTGACGGTGGTGACCTTTTTCTTGGGACACTGCATTTTCATCTACCTCAGACCAGCTAAGAGTCTCCCTGCAGACAAAGTGGTTTCCATTTTCTTCACGGCAGTCACTCCACTGCTCAACCCCATCATCTACACCTTAAGGAACGAAGACATGCTAAATGCTCTCAACAAGCTGCGAGGACGAAAGGTTGTTTCAGGAGGTAAAAGCCTCTAGGGCacgggtgtcaaactcatttccaaCAAGGGCCACAACAGCTTTACGGGTGCTTTCAAAGGATCGTTGTAtcaatggatggagaatccatggctACAGAGGgcaaattataattttatatatatatagtggtcagtgctctttagccaatttgggtccctagatgttattgaatgacaactcccattactTTTGGTTATCCACTATGCAGActgaggataatgggagttgcaacccatagcacttgtggctctgatgttggggaaagattaaaggacattttaaagtcagacatcatatccacaagccttgtatgtAAATCCAAACCCACTATCCAGACTAAAAAGAACaaactgcagtcttccagatgttactgtatcacaactcccctCAGCTCTACTCATGGTGCCTAATAATACTCCAGCATCTGGAGAGCAgcataaaatgatgtggcaggATGGATTCGGCCCATTGTCCTTCAGAACTCTTAACACCAGAATTCAAAAACTACATTGGAAATTCTAGTTTTATGCATTCATTTCAGGTCAGAGTCCACCATGAGTGTCCTTGTCCTCCAATAACTTTTGCCCAGGGCCGGCTCTATGTAATTTTCAAGTactaagcaaacagaattttggtgaaaatgttggataataacgagggattaaggaaaagcctattaaacatcaaattacattatgattttacaaattaaacaccaaaacatcatgttttaaaacaaatcaacagaaaaagcagttcaatacatggtaatgttatgtaggaattactatatttgagaATTTTGCCATATTGACCATGCTCTGATATTGtgttccagttttcatttgtgaagtgTTAAAAGGTATGGTGTAGCCTTTGGATTCTTATGTGGTTAAACTGGTGAAGAGGAAAGCCATGCATGTCTACttaaaggtggaatataaatgaaatatgcaaataaaagaaataaatatcatTGTCCCTTTATTTACAAGCTACTTTCCCTCAAAGTTTGCCCTAGCAACTCTGAACATCCTAGatatttttaaattacagtatatcattaaaatataacaatttatgttgatgcatttatttattagaactgtttatttttaattttgtgatTATAATTGTGTTTTGTAATTGTTTATCCTTACATGTAAGAATGAAAAAGTTGAGGATTTACACATTTTTATCCAGACAGTGAGCATctatactgtacaattaatgaACTTTGTCATCACTTTAAGTGATATGGcttattgctatggaatcatgggagctgtaatttcacaaggtttttatccttctctgccaaatacttTCAGGGGCCTCAGCAAACTGCAAACCCATACATGCAAAGAATTTTAGGCAGACTGACATAGCAATTGATGAaaaatacggtagagtctcacttatccaacataaatgggccggcagaatgttggataagtgaaattgtttgataatgagggattaagggaaagcctattaaacgccaaaatacgttatgattttacaaattacgcactaaaacatcatgttttacaacaaattgacagaaaaagcagttcaatacacgggaacattatgtagtaattactgtattcatgaatttagcaccaaaacatcacaatgtattgaaaacattgactacaaaaacattggctgcaaacaaattgactacaaataaagatagaattgcataaaatgaacttacaataacaacattgtcgaaaatccgtaaaaacttcagtccttgctgcctagagaaacagctgtggatccaggcgggatgcagactgtgttggataatccagaatgttggataagcaaatgttgggtaagtgatactctactgtagatTGTAAAGAGCCCATTCCTCTTTAGGGGTAGTGAATTTCTGGATTAAGACTTGTATAGGGTCATCCTATATTTAGCCAGCCTTACATATTTGCTGGGATCTTCTGGAGCAGTCCTCCTATGTGTCCCATCAATGGGAACATTATCCCACATCCAACCCAGTATGAGAAgcagtggctggatctacactgccatataatccagtatctgatcccaggttatctgctttgaactggactgtaTAAgtttattgccatataatgcagtccaaatcacatcatctgggatcagaaactggatgacatttatttatttacagtatttatattccgcccttctttctcaccccaaaggggactcagggcgggtccaGGGCACacatgtacatggcaaacattcaatgccattagacatacagacagagacaaagacacagaggcaatttaacattttccagcttccggcttcatgatggtatgctcgattccggccacaagagaagctgctgcttcatcattcactgtgaccccaagtccttgatggtagtacttcctcattcctttccgcatgctgtTGGACGGTTTTTatgacatggcagtgtagatggggccagtgtTTTAGACTACAGTCCTCAGAATTCTTTACCATATTAGCCATGTTGTCTGGGGCTTCTGATTAAGTCCAACACATAAGTAGGATCCAAGGTTCCCTATAAGGAGCCCCCcgtggcatagcaggttaaactgctgagctgctgaacttgctgaccaaaaggttgccaggttcgaatctggggagcggggtgagctccccctattagccccagcttctgccaacctagcagtttgaaaacaagcaaatgtgagtagatcgataggtaccactccggcaggaaagtaacagcgctccatgccggccacatgaccttggaggtgtctatggacaatgccggctcttcagcttagcaatggagatgagcaccaacccccagagtcagacatgactggacgtaatgtcaggggaaaacctttacctaaggctCCCTATCCCTGGTTTAAGGTCTGGCGGCTCCaaacaattacactatgtaacaaaatttgaaaaattttctgttcctggtttgaaagtgttatttcctgtttaattgtgtggtatttactttgaaaatagttgtgatactccaaaaacttctattttgtggctaccacaaactgTTGAAATGGTTGGGAAtcgatgagatagtcattgaaaaactatagcaaaagtttttgcagtttaataaactttttcaatttttttatgatacaaccaattagaaaatgacatttataacccagggacaaaaatcgtgttgcatagtgttacACACAATACTTTGGCCACTCAAGAAACAGGAATTTGTAAACCTAAGTCAATGCGTCCAAGGCAAAGTAAAACAAACAATGTAAGAAAGGAAATGAAGGTAAAAGAAAACTCGTGGAGTGGTTTCTATGAAGCCTGCTCCTCATTTCCTCTCACTGTGTCCTTCACGGCGCAGTAGTAGACACCACCATCACTCCATGCTGCTTTTTCTTTGATAAGGTTGGTGGAGCGTAAGTTTGGATCCACTTCTATTAGGAAGTCTCCGAACGGTGTCAATCCGGTGTACCCAGACCCTAATGTGGACCAAACCCTTTGACCCTCCAGGACCTGCTTATACCAAGACATCGTGTTGTGACTGGTAACGTTCTGGTGGCAAGAGACCAGCATCTTCTGTCCTTCTGTAATGTCAACTTGCAATGGCTGGAAAACTTGGGATGTGACCAATTTTTGAGTAACTGTGGGGAAAGTAAATGAGGAATAAGACAAGGAGAAAGCCAATTTGCAAAGCCTGGAACAGCTAAGGCTGGGTGCAAAGCCTACAGATCACTTTTTAGTACATTTCATAAGCAAATACAACTGAGAAAGTCATTCTTATATTGCTAAATAAAAAGGATATTTATGAATTCCACTaggattttttatcatgtcagaagcaaattgagaatatactgaaagttgcttctggtgtgagagaattggccatctacagagaggttgctcaggggatgcccgggtgtGTTACCATCTtactggggggcttctctcatgtccccacaagctagagctgacagacgggagctcaccctgtcttggggatttgaaccagcaaccttcaggtcagcaacccaaccttcaggtaagcagttcagccagcacatcaCTAAGTGCCAAGTGATGAAAGATTGGAAGAGTTACTGGTTTGGgggactacaaatctcaggatgatGGCAGAGGGATTCTGGACATTTTAGTCCAAAATAGTCATTCTTCCAACCATAACTGACCAAATGCAAAGAGGATCAGGAACTGGTAAGTTAATTATGAAATGCTCCCCCATTTTTTAAACCCTCTAAACCCATTGGCAAAATTAATATGTGGGTTTAAGATTCTGAACGTAAGAAAAGTTTTCATCTTCACATTAATCAATCCGTTGTCTCTGGGAAGCCCACACAAAAGACATAAGCACAACCACAAACTTCCACGATGCCTCTTAAGTAACTGGGAATCAAAGATAGACTACTGTTGAATATGGAAGTTCCATACGTTACCAAGTCTGGTATATGTTGAAAAACTATTTTCCCCACTTGTGGCATTGTGCCCAGTATAACAATGAACTTCCATAGCTGTATTCTTAAttttctgaggctggatctacacttccatttaatccagtttctgaatccagattatcttatttgaactggattatataggtctacactgacatataatgcaattcaaatctgataatctg
This sequence is a window from Anolis carolinensis isolate JA03-04 chromosome 6, rAnoCar3.1.pri, whole genome shotgun sequence. Protein-coding genes within it:
- the LOC100560401 gene encoding olfactory receptor 4E1, coding for MGLENVTTMKAFILSGLTTDHTTELVLFGVFVTIYAFILIGNILIVITIICDHNLHTPMYFFLSNLSFIDVCHSSVVVPKMLAGFLEETKTIFFGECIAQMFFLHLFACTEIFLLTIMAYDRYAAICHPLHYTTIMSRRVCLQLAVAMWLGGLLHSIALTALTLMVPYCGPNTIDNFFCDIPLVIKLACANTYVFEVLIVSNSGVISVVCFVVLVVSYAVILTSLRNRFSEGRRKALSTCAAHLTVVTFFLGHCIFIYLRPAKSLPADKVVSIFFTAVTPLLNPIIYTLRNEDMLNALNKLRGRKVVSGGKSL